From one Pieris brassicae chromosome 5, ilPieBrab1.1, whole genome shotgun sequence genomic stretch:
- the LOC123709451 gene encoding membrane-bound alkaline phosphatase-like isoform X1, which translates to MIPTRLYLMFCCLLARARADRYHSAASEQDVPAFAAVAAESTAEYWASEARAGIEERLHQRYSGDTRAARNVIMFLGDGMSVPTITAARTLLGQRAGGTGEEAQLSFEKFPTVGFSKTYCMDAQIADSACSATAYLCGTKANEGTLGVTGAVRRRDCAASQVPSSRLTSIAAWAIADGRDAGIVTTARVTHASPAGAYARSANRDWESDTDVTTDNVDSTQCPDIAAQLVNEEPGKLFKVILGGGRREFLPSGVVDEEGTNGRRSDNRNLIEEWQVDKRSRNETFRYVWNRKQLLEAREQGPQYLLGLFEGSHMQYHMEADNHTEPSLAELTETAIRMLSRNERGFFLFVESGRIDHAHHENQPELALDETLALNAAVQRATALLSAERDLLVVTADHAHVMAFNGYSARGNDVLGPSGTRDSDGVRYMTLSYTNGPGHRAYGTRPRSDVTLEPNYRSTRWMSHVDVPRSSETHGGDDVGVYARGPQHGLFGGVYEQSRLPHLMAYATCLGPKPHACSGAISNTASAALLASAALLLSLCRGAN; encoded by the exons ATGATACCGACCCgtttgtatcttatgttctgTTGTCTCCTTGCGAGAGCTCGTGCCGACCGCTATCATTCCGCGGCTTCCGAGCAAGACGTACCGGCATTCGCCGCCGTGGCCGCTGAAAGCACTGCCGAGTATTGGGCGTCAGAGGCGCGAGCCGGAATCGAGGAACGGTTGCACCAGAGGTACTCTGGGGATACTAGAGCCGCTCGTAATGTCATCATGTTCTTGGGAGACGGCATGTCGGTTCCTACGATAACCGCCGCGCGCACACTGCTCGGCCAGCGCGCTGGAGGAACCGGGGAAGAAGCGCAATTGTCATTTGAAAAGTTCCCCACTGTCGGTTTCAGTAAG acGTACTGTATGGACGCACAGATCGCGGACTCGGCGTGCTCGGCGACGGCGTACCTTTGCGGCACTAAAGCCAACGAAGGCACTTTAGGTGTCACGGGTGCTGTACGCCGGCGGGACTGCGCTGCTTCTCAGGTCCCCAGCTCTCGCCTCACTTCCATCGCCGCCTGGGCGATCGCCGACGGCAGAGACGCGG GTATTGTGACGACAGCACGAGTAACACACGCCTCCCCGGCGGGTGCGTACGCACGCTCCGCCAACCGCGACTGGGAGAGCGACACTGACGTGACCACGGACAACGTCGACTCGACTCAATGTCCCGACATTGCTGCGCAGCTCGTAAACGAGGAGCCAGGAAAGCTCTTTAAG GTTATATTAGGAGGAGGAAGACGCGAGTTTCTACCGTCCGGAGTAGTGGACGAAGAAGGAACCAACGGTAGAAGAAGCGACAACCGAAATTTGATTGAGGAGTGGCAGGTTGATAAGAGGAGTCGTAACGAGACCTTTCGCTATGTGTGGAACCGTAAGCAGCTCTTGGAGGCGCGCGAGCAAGGTCCGCAATATCTGCTCGGGCTTTTCGAAGGTAGCCACATGCAATACCACATGGAGGCTGACAATCACACAGAACCTTCGCTCGCGGAGCTTACGGAGACCGCGATCCGGATGCTTTCGCGCAATGAGcgaggattttttttatttgtggaGAGTGGCCGTATCGACCACGCTCATCATGAAAACCAGCCCGAGCTAGCATTGGACGAGACCCTAGCGTTGAACGCCGCCGTCCAGCGGGCCACCGCGCTTCTGTCAGCCGAACGGGACTTGCTCGTAGTGACGGCCGATCACGCGCACGTCATGGCCTTCAACGGATACAGCGCCCGTGGCAACGACGTGTTAGGACCGTCCGGGACGCGAGATTCGGATGGTGTACGCTACATGACTCTGTCTTACACCAACGGCCCGGGGCACCGCGCATACGGAACGCGCCCGCGAAGTGATGTCACGCTCGAGCCAAACTACC GGTCGACACGATGGATGTCGCACGTGGATGTTCCACGGTCGTCGGAGACACACGGCGGCGACGACGTCGGTGTGTACGCGCGAGGGCCACAGCACGGGCTATTCGGGGGCGTCTATGAGCAAAGCCGACTTCCGCACCTCATGGCTTACGCCACGTGTCTGGGACCCAAGCCGCACGCCTGTAGCGGCGCCATAAGCAACACCGCATCTGCAGCGCTGCTCGCTTCTGCCGCTCTGCTGCTCTCGTTGTGCCGTGGGGCAAATTGA
- the LOC123709450 gene encoding mucin-2-like, whose product MNVNTAPLGKFCVVEWIQGRKAGRRETVSRDLVQLQPERGSGACKVRSPFTDSNQYSPAVLHFHNDDFEIISMWLLLSRNTSEKNAVVHSDKASRKRQRQLSPPAVQRVGKGHTGHGGPRDSTDMPRYIVVQADVSLRKQYACVPRSWIMPRTSTSLPFGASCFAAWPADMEKLGPWARLGCSPSPDWGLRRVICVYGTDNYDAGQDWIRTMTNDQPIFSGDPRLAKVPRIYNSSRRFTGHQSTTAPLPSISAVVNELHELSVCHDTNACPSFLPAPYDTEEFRKLITTYNCIPKPLRPATAVPDHTVAPTPVMGSLANLPYVQPLRSTSLRANSSSAAMKSPKTTSFSTSARVMVHNAPSTHASEIRRLQKPSVPISLPLSNLAPATSMPSFGLTSAPTPLPLSNLAPATSMPSFRLTLAPTPLPLSNLAPATSMPSFGLISAPTPLPLSNLAPAIPSFGSTSAPTPLPLSNLAPATSIPSFGSTSAPTPLPLSNLAPATSIPSFGSTSASTPLPLSNLAPAIPSFVSTSAPTPLPLSNLAPATSIPPFGSTSASTPLPLSNLAPATSIPSFGSTSAPSLLPLSNLAPANSIPSFGSTSASTPLPLYNLAPATSIPSFGSTSAPTPLPLSNLAPATSIPSFGSTSAPTPLPLSNLATSLLPSISTTPDLTQISAPASTTLASCASSISPLIVSTSVVTPTQAATSAVTAVSPSVARPTLPKDKSAYTTSRAEPNSSQTITKRHIRCEFIKLISKITVLDEELKQMCNRTVKGIHTNSLKFQESMKPLYDYCLLKNNDVAVEAN is encoded by the exons ATGAAT gtaaatACAGCTCCGCTCGGCAAGTtctgtgtagtagagtggatCCAGGGCAGAAAAGCCGGTCGGCGCGAGACGGTCTCGCGGGACTTAGTTCAGTTACAGCCTGAGCGAGGATCTGGCGCCTGCAAAGTCCGTTCACCATTCACGGACTCTAACCAATATTCTCCTGCTGTTTTGCACTTCCATAATG aCGATTTTGAGATTATCTCGATGTGGCTATTGCTGTCAAGAAACACATCGGAGAAGAACGCTGTGGTCCATAGCGACAAAGCCTCAAGAAAGCGCCAAAGACAGCTTTCGCCGCCGGCAGTTCAGCGTGTGGGAAAAGGACATACAG GCCACGGCGGGCCACGAGACTCGACGGACATGCCTCGATACATCGTGGTACAAGCAGATGTTTCTTTGCGTAAACAGTACGCTTGTGTGCCGAGAAGCTGGATTATGCCGAGAACCAGCACTAGCCTGCCCTTCGGCGCCTCCTGTTTTGCGGCTTGGCCGGCCGACATGGAGAAGCTCGGCCCTTGGGCTCGCCTTGGCTGCTCGCCCTCACCCGATTGGGGTTTGCGGCGCGTAATCTGCGTCTACGGCACAG ATAACTATGACGCTGGCCAGGATTGGATTCGGACAATGACAAATGATCAGCCAATTTTCTCAg GTGACCCTCGTCTGGCAAAGGTGCCCCGCATTTACAACTCTTCGCGCCGCTTTACCGGTCACCAGTCTACGACCGCGCCACTTCCGTCAATAAGCGCAGTCGTCAATGAGCTCCATGAACTATCAGTCTGTCATGACACAAACGCCTGCCCTTCATTCTTGCCGGCGCCGTATGATACAGAAGAGTTTCGGAAACTAATAACAACATATAATTGTATCCCGAAGCCCTTACGACCCGCGACTGCTGTACCAGATCACACGGTCGCACCTACACCAGTTATGGGCTCACTCGCTAATCTTCCCTATGTACAACCTTTACGATCTACCTCACTCCGTGCAAACTCCTCTTCTGCTGCTATGAAATCACCTAAAACTACATCGTTTTCTACTTCAGCGAGAGTTATGGTACATAATGCACCATCTACTCATGCGTCGGAGATAAGAAGGCTCCAAAAACCTTCAGTGCCTATCTCCCTACCACTATCTAATCTCGCACCAGCCACCTCTATGCCATCATTTGGGTTAACTTCAGCGCCTACCCCTCTTCCATTATCTAATCTCGCACCAGCCACCTCTATGCCGTCATTTAGGTTAACTTTAGCGCCTACGCCTCTTCCATTATCTAATCTCGCACCAGCCACCTCTATGCCGTCATTTGGGTTAATTTCAGCGCCTACCCCTCTTCCATTATCTAATCTCGCACCAGCTATCCCGTCATTTGGGTCAACTTCAGCGCCTACCCCTCTTCCATTATCTAATCTCGCACCAGCCACCTCTATCCCGTCATTTGGGTCAACTTCAGCGCCTACCCCTCTTCCATTATCTAATCTCGCACCAGCCACCTCTATCCCGTCATTTGGGTCAACTTCAGCGTCTACCCCTCTTCCATTATCTAATCTCGCACCAGCTATCCCGTCATTTGTGTCAACTTCAGCGCCTACCCCTCTTCCATTATCTAATCTCGCACCAGCCACCTCTATCCCGCCATTTGGGTCAACTTCAGCGTCTACCCCTCTTCCATTATCTAATCTCGCACCAGCCACCTCTATCCCGTCTTTTGGGTCTACTTCAGCGCCTAGCCTTCTTCCATTATCTAACCTCGCACCAGCCAACTCTATCCCGTCATTTGGGTCAACTTCAGCGTCTACCCCTCTTCCATTATATAATCTCGCACCAGCCACCTCTATCCCGTCATTTGGGTCAACTTCAGCGCCTACCCCTCTTCCATTATCTAATCTCGCACCAGCCACCTCTATCCCGTCATTTGGGTCAACTTCAGCGCCTACCCCTCTTCCATTATCTAATCTCGCTACTTCTTTACTTCCGTCTATTTCAACAACCCCTGACCTCACGCAGATTTCTGCTCCGGCATCCACTACACTAGCTTCTTGTGCCTCATCAATCTCCCCCTTAATTGTTTCAACTTCCGTAGTGACTCCCACGCAAGCTGCTACTTCTGCCGTAACCGCCGTTTCCCCTTCCGTCGCTCGCCCGACACTTCCTAAGGACAAATCTGCGTATACCACGTCGCGAGCCGAACCTAACTCGTCACAAACTATTACTAAACGGCACATCCGatgtgaatttattaaattaataagtaaaattactGTACTAGATGaagaattaaaacaaatgtgtaACAGAACCGTGAAAGGAATTCATACGAATTCTTTGAAATTTCAAGAATCTATGAAACCTCTTTACgactattgtttattaaaaaacaatgacGTAGCCGTAGAGGCAAATTAA
- the LOC123709451 gene encoding membrane-bound alkaline phosphatase-like isoform X2, which translates to MIPTRLYLMFCCLLARARADRYHSAASEQDVPAFAAVAAESTAEYWASEARAGIEERLHQRYSGDTRAARNVIMFLGDGMSVPTITAARTLLGQRAGGTGEEAQLSFEKFPTVGFSKIADSACSATAYLCGTKANEGTLGVTGAVRRRDCAASQVPSSRLTSIAAWAIADGRDAGIVTTARVTHASPAGAYARSANRDWESDTDVTTDNVDSTQCPDIAAQLVNEEPGKLFKVILGGGRREFLPSGVVDEEGTNGRRSDNRNLIEEWQVDKRSRNETFRYVWNRKQLLEAREQGPQYLLGLFEGSHMQYHMEADNHTEPSLAELTETAIRMLSRNERGFFLFVESGRIDHAHHENQPELALDETLALNAAVQRATALLSAERDLLVVTADHAHVMAFNGYSARGNDVLGPSGTRDSDGVRYMTLSYTNGPGHRAYGTRPRSDVTLEPNYRSTRWMSHVDVPRSSETHGGDDVGVYARGPQHGLFGGVYEQSRLPHLMAYATCLGPKPHACSGAISNTASAALLASAALLLSLCRGAN; encoded by the exons ATGATACCGACCCgtttgtatcttatgttctgTTGTCTCCTTGCGAGAGCTCGTGCCGACCGCTATCATTCCGCGGCTTCCGAGCAAGACGTACCGGCATTCGCCGCCGTGGCCGCTGAAAGCACTGCCGAGTATTGGGCGTCAGAGGCGCGAGCCGGAATCGAGGAACGGTTGCACCAGAGGTACTCTGGGGATACTAGAGCCGCTCGTAATGTCATCATGTTCTTGGGAGACGGCATGTCGGTTCCTACGATAACCGCCGCGCGCACACTGCTCGGCCAGCGCGCTGGAGGAACCGGGGAAGAAGCGCAATTGTCATTTGAAAAGTTCCCCACTGTCGGTTTCAGTAAG ATCGCGGACTCGGCGTGCTCGGCGACGGCGTACCTTTGCGGCACTAAAGCCAACGAAGGCACTTTAGGTGTCACGGGTGCTGTACGCCGGCGGGACTGCGCTGCTTCTCAGGTCCCCAGCTCTCGCCTCACTTCCATCGCCGCCTGGGCGATCGCCGACGGCAGAGACGCGG GTATTGTGACGACAGCACGAGTAACACACGCCTCCCCGGCGGGTGCGTACGCACGCTCCGCCAACCGCGACTGGGAGAGCGACACTGACGTGACCACGGACAACGTCGACTCGACTCAATGTCCCGACATTGCTGCGCAGCTCGTAAACGAGGAGCCAGGAAAGCTCTTTAAG GTTATATTAGGAGGAGGAAGACGCGAGTTTCTACCGTCCGGAGTAGTGGACGAAGAAGGAACCAACGGTAGAAGAAGCGACAACCGAAATTTGATTGAGGAGTGGCAGGTTGATAAGAGGAGTCGTAACGAGACCTTTCGCTATGTGTGGAACCGTAAGCAGCTCTTGGAGGCGCGCGAGCAAGGTCCGCAATATCTGCTCGGGCTTTTCGAAGGTAGCCACATGCAATACCACATGGAGGCTGACAATCACACAGAACCTTCGCTCGCGGAGCTTACGGAGACCGCGATCCGGATGCTTTCGCGCAATGAGcgaggattttttttatttgtggaGAGTGGCCGTATCGACCACGCTCATCATGAAAACCAGCCCGAGCTAGCATTGGACGAGACCCTAGCGTTGAACGCCGCCGTCCAGCGGGCCACCGCGCTTCTGTCAGCCGAACGGGACTTGCTCGTAGTGACGGCCGATCACGCGCACGTCATGGCCTTCAACGGATACAGCGCCCGTGGCAACGACGTGTTAGGACCGTCCGGGACGCGAGATTCGGATGGTGTACGCTACATGACTCTGTCTTACACCAACGGCCCGGGGCACCGCGCATACGGAACGCGCCCGCGAAGTGATGTCACGCTCGAGCCAAACTACC GGTCGACACGATGGATGTCGCACGTGGATGTTCCACGGTCGTCGGAGACACACGGCGGCGACGACGTCGGTGTGTACGCGCGAGGGCCACAGCACGGGCTATTCGGGGGCGTCTATGAGCAAAGCCGACTTCCGCACCTCATGGCTTACGCCACGTGTCTGGGACCCAAGCCGCACGCCTGTAGCGGCGCCATAAGCAACACCGCATCTGCAGCGCTGCTCGCTTCTGCCGCTCTGCTGCTCTCGTTGTGCCGTGGGGCAAATTGA